The genomic DNA CACTGAGAAACGATGCTTCAGTCGGATGACCGCCTGTCACTCGGGTGGGAATAACGGAGCGGATAACCACAGAGTCTGCAGATCGCTGGCACAGACGAAACAGCGGGATCCTTTCGAGGGGGAATGCGCGTTCGGCGTCTCCGCCTGACCACACTGACCACACGCTGACCACACTCCGCACAGACGAAAAGCGGCCGGACTCGCCTCCCGGCCGCCGTGTCGGTTTCGCGTCGTTTCGCGGTTTTCTCTGGTAGGCCGCGAGGGACTCGAACCCCCAACCCGCTGATTAAGAGTCAGCTGCTCTACCAGTTGAGCTAGCGGCCCACGCTTCGCTCACCATGCCAAGTATATCCACGGCTGGTGCGGTATGCAAGCGTGCCGGTCAGGCTGGCCGCTCGACGGTGTCCACCGGAGCGACGGACCGCCCCCGCAAGCGCACGGCACGGACCCGGACCGCGAGTGCCCATGCCAGCAAGCCGAGGCCGAGCACCCCGAGCAGCGGCTGGATCGGCGCGAACCATTGGAGTGCGCCGCTGGTGCCGAGCAGGAGTAGGACGAGCTTGTTGCAAACCGGACAGCCAACCGCGAAGTACGTCGCGACGGTACCCAGTGTCGTCCGACCTTGCGGCAGCGGACAAGCTGATGGCCAGGCATAGGTGGCGGCGAGCGCAGCGACGAGCACGACGGTGGCGGCGAAGATGACGTAATCGATGGTATCAGGCAGGATCATCCGGCTGAAGAGCGGGTTCGGGATGAGTGCCGTGGGGATGCCGATCAGTCCAGCGGTGACCAGCGCTCCGAAACTACCATAGATGATCGCTCGCCAAAGCGGGGGGCGCACAGGTACCTCCTCGCATCCTGCACCGAGTGTAGCATCGTGCCTGCTGCGCTGGCTGCCGCAGCAGGTGGTGACCATCGGACGGGAGGACGGGCGTGCGCCGACAGTGGACGGAGGCGCTGGCAGCCCTGCGCTTCCGCGATTTTCGTCTGCTCTGGGCTGGACAATTCGTCTCGATGCTCGGCACGCAGATGCAGACCGTCGCGTTGAGCTGGCTGGTGTACGACCTGACCGGTTCGCCAGCCCAGCTGGGTGGCATCGCCCTAGCACGAGCGATTCCGACCATCGTCCTCTCGCTCTTCGGTGGGACGCTGGCCGATCAGGTCGACCGGCGCAAACTCCTGCTCGTCACCCAGTCGACCGCAGCGCTCCTCCTGGGCATCCTCGCTGTCTCCGTGAGCCTCGGTTGGACAGCGCTGCCGCTCCTCTATGCCCTCGCCTTTGCGTCGGCGGCGGCGATGGCCTTCGACTCACCAGCGCGTCAGGCGCTCATCCCAGCGCTCGTTCCGCGCGAGCGGCTCGCCAATGCGCTGACGCTCAACGTGCTCGCCTGGGACGTCGCAGCGGTGGTCGGGCCAGCGCTCGGAGGCGTGGTGATCGCGCGGGTCGGTGTCGCGGCGGCCTTCTGGGCCGATGCCCTGAGCTATCTCGCAGTCGTGGCAGCGCTCCTGGCGATGCGCCGCGACATTCCAGTACCCCGGCCCGAGCGGCGAGGCTGGGAAGCGTTTCTCGACGGACTCGTCTTCGTGAGGGGCCGGCCGATCCTCTGGCAGCTCATGCTGCTCGACTTCTTCGCTGTCGCCCTGGCCTCGACGACGGGACTGCTGCCGGTCTTCGCGCGCGATGTGCTCGGTGTCGGGCCCGATGGTCTCGGGCTGCTCTACGCTGCGCCGAGCGTCGGGGCCATCGTGGGTGCAGCGCTGTTCGCACTGGCTCCGGTGCCCCATCGGCCCGGACGGGTGGTCGTCTGGGTGGTGGTCGGGTACGGGGCTACACTGGCGGCGTTCGGACTGAGCCGCTGGTTCTGGTTGTCGCTCGCCCTGCTTGCGCTTTCCGGCGCGCTGGATGCCGTCAGCATGGCGCTGCGGCAGACGGTCCGCCAGCTGGCGACGCCAGATGCCTATCGGGGGCGTGTCGGGGCGCTCGCGTCGGTCTTCAGCACCGGCGGACCACGCCTCGGGCAGTTCCAATCGGGTATCCTCGCCAGCCTGATCGGACCGGCGGGTGCCATGGTGCTCGGCGGCATCGGCTGCATCGGCGTGGCACTGGCTTCCCGCTGGTGGGGTGCGGAACTCTGGCGTTACGCCGGCGAGGAACTCGCCGAGGTGGCACCGGATGGAGCATCTGCCGAGCGGGCGACTGCCCATCCGGCTGTGGAATGACTGTTGCGTTCCAATTGAGAAGAAAGTCCTACTGCGCACTGACGAACGGTCAAGTAGGATGCGAGTACGATTCGGTGAGAAGGACCGGGTAAGCGAGGTCGCGATGGCACGCTGGGACGATATCGATGTCGTGCTGGTCGATCGTGACCCGGTACGAAGGGCAGCACTGGTGCGTCTGGCGCGTGCGCTCGGTGTGGAGCACGTCCAGGCATCGGGAGACTGGGCCAGCACGCTGCTCGAGGAACCGGCCGTGCGGCCGACGGTCGTGCTGGTGGATGCTGCGCTGCTTCGGCAGCGCCCGTTCGACGTGTCACGGGCTGTCCAGCTCGGGCGCTTTTTCGTTGCGCTCGTTTCCGGTGGGACGGGAACGACGCCTGAGTTTCTTGCAGCCGGCTGCGGCGCCGTCCTCTACGAGCCGATCACCGCGATCGATCTCGAGCGAGTCTTCGCGCTCGCTCGCTCGGTCCTCGCGGAAGGAGTCGGTCGCGAGCGCCGACTCCAAATCAGACTGAGTGCGCTGCGCCAGGTCGAGTCCGACCTCACCCTGCTCGCGGAGTTGACGCCGGAGTGGCTGACTCGGAGCCTGGAGCTGCTCCAGCCTATTCTGGGCGTTCCAGCGCTGGCCGTCTGGCGAGTCGACTGGGAGACCAACTCCCTCCTCAACGACGGTGCGGTCGGTCTTCCCGCGTTCTTCATTCAGGAAATCGAAGCACGGTCCCGTGGCAGGGCGAGCGCACTCGTCCGGCGGATCTTGGAGTCAGTTCTCGAGCCGGTCGACATGCGGGAGACGTCTACTGACGAGCGACTGCTGACGAGCCCCGAGGTTCGCCGCAGCCTCGACCTCGAAGCAGGGGTGGTGGTGCCGGTCCGGCGTGCCGGGCAGATCGTAGCCCTGCTCTCGGTTTACCTCGCACAACTCGCGGACTTCGACCGTGCTGACCTGCAGCTGTACGATGCAGCAGCCGAGGCCCTAGCGGTGGCCTGGAAAATCGCGGACACGCGGCGCGAGATCCTGCAGAACCAGATTCTCTACCGCACGCTCGTCGAAGAAGAGCCGGTCGGTGTCCTGCTGTGCAGTCTGGATGGCACGGTCCGTCTCGCAAATGGTGCGGCGGCTCGGTTGCTCGGGTACGAGCGGCCCGAGCGGTTGCGCGGTCTGCGATTGCCGGAATCGGTGCGCACGCTCGCCCCGCTTCCTTGGGACGAGTGGGTCCAGCGCCCGATCGGAGCTCCCCCAGTCGAGAGGGTCGTCCCATTGCTGTCGTTCGACAAGCGGCTCCGGATCGTCGAATTCCATGCCCGGATCGTCGAGTTGCCGGGTGACCGTGTCCAGTGGGAACCGCAGGTCCAGCTGGTCTTGGACGACGTCACGCTCGAGCGGCGCCGGTTGATGGAACTGGAGTTGCTGCACGATCTGACCCGGATGGTCTCCGAGGAACGCGATCTGGAGGCAGCCTTCCAGATGGTGGCGGAGCGCCTCCAGCGCGAGTTCGGCTACGCACTGGTCGGGCTCGCCTTGCTGAGCAGCGACAAAACGCGCTTCATCGGTCGGGCGGTGCGCGTCGAGGGTGGCTTGACCTACAACGAGTGGCGAGCGGACCGCGGGGTGACCGGGCGGGCGGTACGCGAAAATCGCGCTCAGCTGGTCGTCGACGTCCTGCAGGATCCCGACTATTTCGTGCCGCAACCCGATCTCCAGATGGAGAGCGAGGTGGTAGCTGTCCTGCGCCGGAACGGTGAGCCGATCGGGGTGCTCAATATCGAGAGCCGACGCGGGCATCGCCTCGACCAGGAGGACCTCCGCCTGGCCATGAACATAGCGGTGCATCTGGAGCTTCTGATGCGGCAGGTGGAGTTGACCGAGCAGCTCGAGCGCCAGGCGCTGAGCGATCCGCTGACCGGGCTGCCGAATCGCCGGGCACTCGAGGAACATCTGCGTCGCGTTCTCCGCGACCGGCATGTCGAGGCAGTGAGCGTCCTGTTGATCGACTTCGACAACTTCAAGCCGCTCAACGATTCGCGGGGGCACCTCTTCGGTGATGCCGTCCTCCAGGCGATCGCCGAGCGGTTGGCACGATCGCTCCGACCGAGCGATCTGGTGGCGCGTTACGGGGGTGACGAGTTCGCGGTCGTGCTCCCAGGAGTCGACCTCTCGAAGGCGCACGAGATCGCTGAGCGGCTCCGGCAGACAATAGCGAGTTCCCCGTTTGAGATCCGTGGGCAGCGTGTCACCTTGACGATCTCCCTCGGTGTTGCCGGTTATCCGCTGCATGGCGACACACCAGAAGCGCTCCTCCATGCAGCGGACGAGGCGCTGTACGTCGCCAAGCGTCGCGGTGGAAACGCGGTCATCGTCGCTGGTGAAGGGCCGAGCCAGGCTTAGGGTAATTCGAGGAACTCGTGCGGCGAGCGCGTCAGCCGTTCGGCTCCGTCTTCGGTAATGACGACGACGTCCTCGATGCGCACGCCCCAGCGCCCCGGTAGATAGACGCCGGGCTCGTCCGTCACCACCATGCCAGGGCGGAGGGGTTCCCGGTTCCCGCCGACGAGATACGGTGGTTCGTGGACGCTCAGCCCGAGGCCGTGCCCGAGGCGGTGCGTGAACGCCTCGGCGAGCCCATGGGTGGCGAGTACGTCGCGCGCGATCCGATCGATCTCCTCGCAGGCGACGCCGGGGCGCATGGCAGCGAAGGCTGCTTGTTGTGCCTCGAGCACCGCCTCGTAGGCGGCTGCAAAATCGCTGTCACGCAGCGTGCCGGCAACTGGGGTACGAGTCATGTCGGCGTAGTAGCCCTGATAGGGGCCGCCGATATCGATGACGACCGGGTCACCGTCCTGAATGATCCGGTCACCCGGCTCATGGTGCGGCGAGGCGGCGTTCGGGCCACTCGCGACGATACAGAACGCCACCGCCTCGAGACCTTCCTCGAGGAGGAAATCGCTCAGTTGTCGAGCAACTTGCCGTTCGGTGTGTCCGACGAGGCGGCCTTCTGCGCAGAAGCGAGCCCAGGCTGCGTCCACACGGGCGATGGCTTCGCGGAGGAGTGCCAATTCGGCCGGACTCTTCGTGATGCGCAGTCGGGCGAGGAGCGGGCCGACACGCGTGAAACGCCGGCCAGAGAGGCGTTCCTGCAGCGGGAGCAAGAAGCCAGCTCGGAACTCGTCGTTGACTCCGACCGTCTTCGCCCCCAGGTCGAGCAGCGTCCTGGCCAGGAGGTCGATGGGGTCGTCACCGTCCCGCCAACGGTGGAGCTGGCAAAACGCGCAATCGGCGAACTTGGGTGCCTCGAGTTCGGGGACCAGGAGCGTACAGTCTCCTGCCTGGGGCACGATGAGCGCGATCAGCCGCTCGCTCTCACCAGCTCGCCGGCAGGTGAGATACCGGAAGTCGGCCGAGGGGCCGATGAGAGCGACGTCGATCTGGTGCTCGTCGAGCGTAGTCCGCAAGCGGGCGAGGCGTTGAGCGAGTTCGATGTTCATCGGTCTCACCTCGGTCGATCGTCATGCCGGAAACCGGTAGAGACGGTGCGCGTTGCCAGCGAGGACGAGGCTCGCGTCGGTCTCGGCCTCGGCCGGTGTCGAAAAGCCCTCGTCGACCAAGGTTCCGAGCGCGCGGATGAGCGCGGAACGCCAGAGGCGGGCGACGAACCATTGCCGCTCGGGCAGGAACGATCCCCCAGTGGAGGCGAGCACTCTCGTCGTCGGCACACTGGCCAGAAGTTGGCGGAGTATGTCGCTGGCGGCTGCCGGTTCAGCGAGAAACGCTGGGCCAGGTGCGAGATACGCGTGCGGATACTCGCGAACGAGCGCGACGATGTGCGGATGGAAGCGCGCGTAGCCGACGAGCACGATCGGGACGTGCTGGTAGCGCGGCTCGTCGAACACGGGTCGCAGGAGCGCGGGGTCGTCGCTGTGTGGGTCGCGGGTGTGGCTGCTCCCGATCGTGATATGCAGCGGGACGTTCAGTTCCGCCGCGACTTCGAGCGCGATCCAGAACACGGCGTAGAGCAGGCGCCGGTGGGCGAGGCGCTCGAACGTTCCCGTGTCGATTTCCGCTCGCACCTCGTGGAACGAGCGTTCGGCGGTTGCGACGTCGATCGGCTGGATGGCGAGCGAGGTACGGAAGGGAAAATCGCTCGCCAAACCACGTGCGCCGCGGCCGATCGCCTCGGCGAGTGTTTGGGCAAAGAGCGTCCGGAACTCGTCCCAGGTCGTGCAGTGCGGGAGCATCCGTTCGGCGAGCGACTCGACGGGAACCAGTGTGGCGACCGGGCGTTCGACGATGGCTGCCCATTCGCCCGGTCGATAAACGTGTTCCTGCTCGGGATCGAGGCAACAGAGCGGCCCGAGCCGGGCATCGTCGGCCAGGAGCCGCGCATAGGCCTCGGGCGAGCGTGACGCGCGCGCTTCCAGTACGGCGGGTTCGACTGGGTCACAGTCCAGGAGGTCGGCGAGCCAGCGGAGCGCCAGGCGGTAGGAAACCAGGTAATGAGCGTCCTGGCCTGTTGCTGGAGCATCGGGGGCGAAGCAGCGCGCGAGAAAGCCGACAGGGAGCCGCTGATCGAGGCGATCCGGTGGGGTGCAGTAGTGATCGACCAGGGGCTGGTCGGCGAGACGCTCGCGGAGCCAATCGGCGGCTGACATCGACCCGCTTCCTCCTCCACTTCCTCCACTGTGGAGATCGCCGCACCGTGCGAGGCGAGGACGATCGCATTGTCATGGTACACTGCGCCTGCCGGAGGTGTCCGATGACCGAACCCGTGGCGGATCAGGTCGTCGTTACTGAGCGGGACGATTGGCAGGCGCAGCTCGAATCGCTCTATGCCATCTCCGTCGAGATCGCTGGGCTCCGCGAGCTGGGTGCGGTGATGGACCGCGCACTGGAGTACTGCCTCGCCTTGACGGCATCGACCTTCGGTTTCGTCGGGCTGGTGGATGGCCCGGAGACGATGGATGTCGCAGCGATCCGTGGCTTCGTGCCGGATCGACCGGACTTTTACGAGCGGTTCCGGAAGATTCCGATCCGTCGGACGATTTTCGGAGTCGTCATTCTCGAAGGAAGACCGAATATCTCGAACGACGTGCGCAACGATCCATTGCACCGTGGTGCACCAAGGGGGCATCCACTCGTGGAGACGTTCCTGGGTGTCCCACTCAAGGTGCGCGAGCAGACGATCGGAATGATCGGTGTGGCGAATCGTCCAGGTGGGTACGACAGTAGTCACGAGCGACTCTTGAGCACGTTCGCCAATCAGGTCGCGGTCGCCATCGAGAACGCACGGCTCTACGAGCGCCAGCGCCAGATGATCGCAGATCTCCAGCAGCTCCACGCGCAGTTGGACGCGGCACGGGTCGAGGCATTGCTCCATCAAGAGCGCAACCGGATCGCTGCCGAGCTGCACGATCGGGTCGCCCAGATCATGTTCGGTATCGGCATCGAGGCGGTCTGGTGCCGAGAACAGCCCGGTCTACCGGAACCGGTGCTGCGCAGCTTGGATCGGATCCGCGAACTCGCAGCGCGGGGTGCAGCCGAAGTCCGACGAGTGGTCTACGACCTCGCAGTGGTGCCGGTGATGGGCCGCGAGCTGGTCGACGAGCTGAGTCGACTCGTCGAGGCATACCGGTGCGAAAACTTGCAAGTCGAGCTGGTTATCGAGGGAAAGCCACGCCGGTTACCTCATGCGCTGGAGGACACGATCGTGTTGATCGCTCGGGAGGCACTGACGAATGTCCGTCGGCATTCGGGGGCCGATCTGGCGATCGTGAGCGTCCACTTCACCGAACAGTCCGTGACGCTCGTCGTGCAGGACAACGGGCGCGGTATCGATCCCGTGGTGCTGCGTGAGGTCGAGACGCACTCGACGCACCTGGGCTTGCGTTCGATGCGACGGCGGGCGGAGTCGGTCGGTGGATCGTTCGAAGCCTACAACGGTGAGGACGGCGGGTTCGTCGTCCGGGTCGTGATTCCAGCGGAGCCGAGGTGGGAGTGATCCGAGCATGAGCGGACGTGTCCTGCGGATCGCGATCATCGACGATCATGAAATCGTCCGGAGCGGGCTGCGCCACATCCTGGAGGGTGATCCGGAGTTCGCAGTCGTCGGCGAGGCAGCCGATGGGCCGAGCGGGGTCGCCATGGTCGACATGGTTCGGCCAGACGTGGTGATCGTCGATGTCCGTTTGCCGTCGATGCAGGGCGACGACGTCTGCCGGCTGATCCGCGAACGCGTTCCGGAAACGCGGATCCTCGTCTTGAGCGCGTTCGGTGAGGACGAACTCGTCTACCGCTGTCTCCTGGCGGGAGCGCAAGGGTACGTGCTCAAGGATATCGTGCACTTCGATCTCAAGCAGAGCCTGAAAGCGGTTGCCCGGGGTGAGGCGGTGCTCGATCCTCGCGTGGCGACAGCGGTGGTCGAGCGTTTGCGGAACCGGGAGTCGGCCGGTGACGTTCCGCTCTCGCCTCACCAGTATTCGGTTCTGCGCTTGATGGCGCAGGGGCTCTCGAACAAGCAGATCGCGGAACGGTTGTTCCTGAGCGAGAACACGGTGAAAGGGTACGTGCAGGAAGTGTTGCGCCGGTTGGGGGCGCGGAACCGGCTGGAGGCAGTGATGATCGCGAACCGGCGCGGCTGGCTCAACTGAGGGGGGAGTGTGCGGATCGGCGCGATCGTGCTGGCCGGTGGGCGATCGGAGCGGTTCGGTAGACCCAAGCAGTTGCTGCCGTGGCATGGCCAGCCGCTCGTCGAAGCGGTCGTCCAGGAAGTCTGCCGGGTGCGGAGTCTGACGGTGGTCGCCGTTGTGTTGCGGCGCGACGTCGCTGAGCGGCTGGGTGTGCGGGAAGGCGCGCGCCTGGCGTGCGCGCAGGTCGTGTTTCCCGAGGAAACCGGTGAAGGCTGCGCTGCGTCGTACCGTCGCGGACTTGCGGTGCTCGCTGGTGAGGAGCTGGATGCGGTGGTGGTCGTGCTGGGCGACCAGCCTGGGATGCGAGCGGAGACGATCGAGCGGGTGGTCGCGGAGTGGGAGCGGACGCGCGCACCGATCGTCGCGGTGCGGTATCGCGATGGCGAAGGGCATCCGCTACTGTTCGCCGCGTCGCTGTTCGCTGAGCTGGGTGCACTGCGGGGTGAGAAGGCAGCCTGGAAACTGGTCGATCGGTACCGGTCCCTGGTGCACTTGGTCGAGGCGGACGCGGTGATGCCGCGGGACATCGACACGCCGGAGGACTACGAGGCGCTGGTGCGGAGCGGCTGATGCCGACGACATATCCCGTCGGTGTGCGATGAGGGGGTTGGTTCGGTGGAGGGTGGAGCGAGCACGGTGCTGACTGTCGAGGAACTGGTGACGATGCGGCGACCGTCCGATGTCCGGATCTCGCCAGACGGCGAACTCGTGGCGTATGTCGTGCGACCGGTGAGCCGCGAGGGGGAGCACTGGGAGAGCGCGATCTGGGTGGTGCCGTTCGCTGGCGGTGTGCCTTGGCAGTTCACGAGCGGTCTTTGGGACGATCGTGAACCGCGTTGGTCGCCGGACGGGTGGCAACTCGCGTTTCTGTCCGATCGCGCTGAGCGCGGGAAGTTCAGCGTTTACGTGATGCCGCGTGACGGTGGCGAGGCGATACGGGTGTGCGACCAGACCGGGGAGATCAGCGGACTCGAGTGGTCGCCGGACGGTCGTTTCCTCTCGTTCCTGATGGTGGAGCCGGAGACCGACGAGGAGCGTCGACGGCGCGAGCAACGGGACGATGCGCATGTCTGGGAGAGCGACTGGAAGTTCCAGCGGTTGTGGCTCCTGAATCCGAGTACTAAGGAAGCCCGTGTCGTGACGCCGGAGCGGGTGCAGGTCTGGGAGTACGCCTGGGCTCCGGACGGGCAGCGTGTGGCGCTCGCGGTGAGCTGGTCGCCGCGGGTCGACGACCTGTACCGTGAGACGGCGGTGGCGGTCGTCGATATCGAGAGTGGGGACTATCGCGAACTCTTCCGATTGCGTGGTCTGGCGGAGGATCTCGTGTGGTCGGCGGACGGCGAATGGTTGGCCTACCGTGGTCCGGCCGGGCGTGTAGTGCACGGCGAATACGTGTTCCGGCGCCGGATCGAGGGTGGCGAGCCGGAATGCCTGACGCCTGGCTACGAGGGGACGGTCGAGTCTCTCGGAAGCCTCGCGGGCGGGCAGGCGCTGGTGGTGGTCGCCTACGAAGGGGTGGATGCGCGCGTCTATCGGCTCGACTGGGGAGGTGAGCGGGCGCTGCTCTGTCCGCGCGTGACCGGGAGCTGGCACGGAGCGGTGAGCGGGAGCGCGGACGGCAGCCGGTGGGCCGGTGTGTGGTCGGACGGGGAGCATGTACCGGACGTGTGGGCTTGGCGCACCCCG from Thermomicrobium sp. 4228-Ro includes the following:
- a CDS encoding MFS transporter, which produces MRRQWTEALAALRFRDFRLLWAGQFVSMLGTQMQTVALSWLVYDLTGSPAQLGGIALARAIPTIVLSLFGGTLADQVDRRKLLLVTQSTAALLLGILAVSVSLGWTALPLLYALAFASAAAMAFDSPARQALIPALVPRERLANALTLNVLAWDVAAVVGPALGGVVIARVGVAAAFWADALSYLAVVAALLAMRRDIPVPRPERRGWEAFLDGLVFVRGRPILWQLMLLDFFAVALASTTGLLPVFARDVLGVGPDGLGLLYAAPSVGAIVGAALFALAPVPHRPGRVVVWVVVGYGATLAAFGLSRWFWLSLALLALSGALDAVSMALRQTVRQLATPDAYRGRVGALASVFSTGGPRLGQFQSGILASLIGPAGAMVLGGIGCIGVALASRWWGAELWRYAGEELAEVAPDGASAERATAHPAVE
- a CDS encoding GAF domain-containing sensor histidine kinase, which translates into the protein MTEPVADQVVVTERDDWQAQLESLYAISVEIAGLRELGAVMDRALEYCLALTASTFGFVGLVDGPETMDVAAIRGFVPDRPDFYERFRKIPIRRTIFGVVILEGRPNISNDVRNDPLHRGAPRGHPLVETFLGVPLKVREQTIGMIGVANRPGGYDSSHERLLSTFANQVAVAIENARLYERQRQMIADLQQLHAQLDAARVEALLHQERNRIAAELHDRVAQIMFGIGIEAVWCREQPGLPEPVLRSLDRIRELAARGAAEVRRVVYDLAVVPVMGRELVDELSRLVEAYRCENLQVELVIEGKPRRLPHALEDTIVLIAREALTNVRRHSGADLAIVSVHFTEQSVTLVVQDNGRGIDPVVLREVETHSTHLGLRSMRRRAESVGGSFEAYNGEDGGFVVRVVIPAEPRWE
- a CDS encoding nucleotidyltransferase family protein, translated to MRIGAIVLAGGRSERFGRPKQLLPWHGQPLVEAVVQEVCRVRSLTVVAVVLRRDVAERLGVREGARLACAQVVFPEETGEGCAASYRRGLAVLAGEELDAVVVVLGDQPGMRAETIERVVAEWERTRAPIVAVRYRDGEGHPLLFAASLFAELGALRGEKAAWKLVDRYRSLVHLVEADAVMPRDIDTPEDYEALVRSG
- a CDS encoding diguanylate cyclase, with protein sequence MRVRFGEKDRVSEVAMARWDDIDVVLVDRDPVRRAALVRLARALGVEHVQASGDWASTLLEEPAVRPTVVLVDAALLRQRPFDVSRAVQLGRFFVALVSGGTGTTPEFLAAGCGAVLYEPITAIDLERVFALARSVLAEGVGRERRLQIRLSALRQVESDLTLLAELTPEWLTRSLELLQPILGVPALAVWRVDWETNSLLNDGAVGLPAFFIQEIEARSRGRASALVRRILESVLEPVDMRETSTDERLLTSPEVRRSLDLEAGVVVPVRRAGQIVALLSVYLAQLADFDRADLQLYDAAAEALAVAWKIADTRREILQNQILYRTLVEEEPVGVLLCSLDGTVRLANGAAARLLGYERPERLRGLRLPESVRTLAPLPWDEWVQRPIGAPPVERVVPLLSFDKRLRIVEFHARIVELPGDRVQWEPQVQLVLDDVTLERRRLMELELLHDLTRMVSEERDLEAAFQMVAERLQREFGYALVGLALLSSDKTRFIGRAVRVEGGLTYNEWRADRGVTGRAVRENRAQLVVDVLQDPDYFVPQPDLQMESEVVAVLRRNGEPIGVLNIESRRGHRLDQEDLRLAMNIAVHLELLMRQVELTEQLERQALSDPLTGLPNRRALEEHLRRVLRDRHVEAVSVLLIDFDNFKPLNDSRGHLFGDAVLQAIAERLARSLRPSDLVARYGGDEFAVVLPGVDLSKAHEIAERLRQTIASSPFEIRGQRVTLTISLGVAGYPLHGDTPEALLHAADEALYVAKRRGGNAVIVAGEGPSQA
- a CDS encoding response regulator; its protein translation is MSGRVLRIAIIDDHEIVRSGLRHILEGDPEFAVVGEAADGPSGVAMVDMVRPDVVIVDVRLPSMQGDDVCRLIRERVPETRILVLSAFGEDELVYRCLLAGAQGYVLKDIVHFDLKQSLKAVARGEAVLDPRVATAVVERLRNRESAGDVPLSPHQYSVLRLMAQGLSNKQIAERLFLSENTVKGYVQEVLRRLGARNRLEAVMIANRRGWLN
- a CDS encoding alpha/beta hydrolase family protein, whose product is MLTVEELVTMRRPSDVRISPDGELVAYVVRPVSREGEHWESAIWVVPFAGGVPWQFTSGLWDDREPRWSPDGWQLAFLSDRAERGKFSVYVMPRDGGEAIRVCDQTGEISGLEWSPDGRFLSFLMVEPETDEERRRREQRDDAHVWESDWKFQRLWLLNPSTKEARVVTPERVQVWEYAWAPDGQRVALAVSWSPRVDDLYRETAVAVVDIESGDYRELFRLRGLAEDLVWSADGEWLAYRGPAGRVVHGEYVFRRRIEGGEPECLTPGYEGTVESLGSLAGGQALVVVAYEGVDARVYRLDWGGERALLCPRVTGSWHGAVSGSADGSRWAGVWSDGEHVPDVWAWRTPHDISLEVPEEAAGLQRLTNLHPEIERKLCPVRLIEWESDPGVVVQGLLVMPRDESDRERLPLVVQIHGGPTSLWANEFAASWHDWAQPLATRGCAVLLPNPRGSTGRGTAWINALFGDVGGGEYRDVVRGVESLVERGIADPARLGVAGWSWGGYLTAWTITQTDRFRAAFMGAGLCNLVSDNNLGDIPSANLSYFERTPSEDPDAYWERSPIRFVSRVTTPILIVHGEEDQRVSVCESIQFFRALQLLGKPCQLVTYPREKHGFEERQHQRDLLTRLLRWFAERLDFPAPERERQQSELAGATEPVGAGMQAESAPER
- a CDS encoding M24 family metallopeptidase, which translates into the protein MNIELAQRLARLRTTLDEHQIDVALIGPSADFRYLTCRRAGESERLIALIVPQAGDCTLLVPELEAPKFADCAFCQLHRWRDGDDPIDLLARTLLDLGAKTVGVNDEFRAGFLLPLQERLSGRRFTRVGPLLARLRITKSPAELALLREAIARVDAAWARFCAEGRLVGHTERQVARQLSDFLLEEGLEAVAFCIVASGPNAASPHHEPGDRIIQDGDPVVIDIGGPYQGYYADMTRTPVAGTLRDSDFAAAYEAVLEAQQAAFAAMRPGVACEEIDRIARDVLATHGLAEAFTHRLGHGLGLSVHEPPYLVGGNREPLRPGMVVTDEPGVYLPGRWGVRIEDVVVITEDGAERLTRSPHEFLELP